From a single Sphingobium lignivorans genomic region:
- a CDS encoding prephenate/arogenate dehydrogenase family protein — translation MMPFTRVAIIGLGLIGSSLARGIRASMPTVRVTGHDMDPAVRDAARRLDLCDDMTDHAGAAVSDADLVLLCVPVGAIGAVAAEIAPDVPADAVVSDVGSSKAGVLAAMQAALPGRAIVPAHPVAGTENSGPEAGFATLFKGRWCILTPPEGADPLAVERVAAFWRRLGADVELMDAAHHDLVLAVTSHLPHLIAYTIVGTASDLEDVTRSEVIKFSAGGFRDFTRIAASDPTMWRDVFLANREAVLEMLQRFTEDLTQLQRAIRWGDGDMLFDHFTKTRAVRRSIIEQGQDDAAPDFGRHHA, via the coding sequence ATGATGCCCTTCACGCGGGTCGCCATCATCGGGCTGGGGCTGATCGGCTCCTCGCTGGCGCGGGGCATTCGCGCGAGCATGCCGACGGTGCGCGTGACCGGCCATGACATGGATCCGGCGGTGCGGGACGCGGCGCGGCGCCTCGACCTGTGCGACGACATGACGGACCATGCGGGCGCGGCGGTGAGCGACGCTGATCTCGTGCTCCTGTGCGTCCCCGTCGGCGCGATCGGCGCGGTGGCGGCGGAGATCGCGCCCGACGTCCCGGCGGATGCCGTGGTGAGCGATGTGGGCTCGTCCAAGGCGGGCGTGCTGGCGGCGATGCAGGCGGCGCTGCCGGGGCGGGCCATCGTTCCCGCTCACCCGGTGGCAGGCACGGAGAACAGCGGGCCGGAGGCTGGTTTCGCAACCTTGTTCAAGGGCCGCTGGTGCATCCTGACCCCGCCCGAGGGCGCCGATCCGCTGGCGGTGGAGCGTGTCGCGGCCTTCTGGCGGCGGCTGGGCGCCGATGTCGAGCTGATGGACGCTGCCCATCATGACCTGGTGCTTGCCGTCACCAGCCATTTGCCGCACCTCATTGCCTATACGATCGTCGGAACCGCCAGTGATCTGGAGGACGTGACACGCAGCGAGGTCATCAAGTTCTCGGCCGGCGGCTTCCGCGACTTCACGCGTATCGCCGCCTCCGATCCGACCATGTGGCGCGACGTGTTCCTCGCCAACAGGGAGGCCGTGCTGGAAATGCTCCAGCGCTTCACCGAGGATCTGACGCAGCTCCAGCGTGCGATCCGCTGGGGCGATGGCGACATGCTGTTCGACCATTTCACCAAGACCCGCGCTGTCCGCCGCTCGATCATCGAGCAGGGGCAGGACGATGCCGCACCGGATTTCGGCCGGCATCACGCATAA
- the metW gene encoding methionine biosynthesis protein MetW, with translation MSEVLRPDLALIARHVTPGARVLDVGCGDGALMAALRDTAGADVRGLELDPANVAAAVARGLAVVQGDADTDLRYYPDRSFDFAILSQTLQTTRRPDKVVESLLRIGKQAFVSFPNFAHWRGRLSLLFGGRMPVTRLLPDRWYDTPNIHHVTIDDFRAMVRERGWTIDGQWFLNDGRETGSANANLFAEHAVFLLRG, from the coding sequence ATGAGCGAAGTCCTGCGCCCCGACCTGGCGCTGATCGCGCGCCATGTGACGCCCGGCGCGCGCGTGCTGGACGTGGGCTGCGGCGACGGCGCGCTGATGGCGGCGCTGCGCGACACGGCCGGGGCGGATGTGCGCGGGCTGGAGCTGGACCCCGCCAACGTGGCTGCCGCCGTGGCGCGCGGGCTTGCCGTGGTGCAGGGCGATGCCGATACTGATCTTCGCTATTATCCCGATCGCAGCTTCGATTTCGCGATCCTCAGCCAGACCCTGCAGACGACGCGCCGGCCGGACAAGGTGGTCGAGTCCCTGCTGCGCATTGGCAAGCAGGCGTTCGTGTCCTTCCCCAATTTCGCGCACTGGCGCGGGCGGCTCTCGCTGCTGTTCGGCGGCCGCATGCCCGTCACGCGGCTGCTGCCGGACCGCTGGTACGACACGCCCAACATCCACCATGTGACGATCGACGATTTCCGGGCGATGGTGCGCGAGCGCGGCTGGACCATCGACGGGCAATGGTTCCTCAACGACGGCCGGGAAACCGGCTCCGCCAATGCCAATCTGTTCGCCGAACATGCGGTCTTCCTGCTGAGGGGATGA
- a CDS encoding glutaminase yields the protein MTPNLQAIVDEIVAAMAAETERGAPARYIPGLAALSTDRFGMAVVTADGATAMGGDAEMPFSIQSISKVFALTMALGKIGDQLWRRVGREPSGNAFNSIVQLEAEHGIPRNPFINAGAIVVADVNLSGHMPRESIGELLRFVRFLADDETIVVDEAIARGEAETGYRNIALANYMRAFGNIHHSVELVLGCYFHQCAIAMSCLQLAMAGRFLMLDGMQPGAGRVISPRRARRINALMLTCGHYDASGDFAFRIGMPGKSGVGGGILAVVPGKASIAVWSPGLNASGNSQLGTLALERLAEATGWSIFRARA from the coding sequence ATGACGCCAAATCTGCAGGCCATAGTCGACGAGATCGTCGCCGCCATGGCGGCCGAGACGGAGCGAGGCGCACCGGCCCGCTACATTCCCGGCCTTGCGGCCTTATCTACCGACCGGTTCGGCATGGCCGTCGTCACGGCCGATGGCGCGACCGCGATGGGCGGCGACGCGGAAATGCCCTTCTCCATCCAGTCCATCTCCAAGGTGTTCGCGCTCACCATGGCGCTCGGCAAGATCGGCGACCAGCTCTGGCGCCGGGTCGGCCGGGAGCCCTCGGGCAATGCCTTCAATTCGATTGTCCAGCTCGAGGCCGAGCACGGCATTCCGCGCAACCCCTTCATCAATGCCGGGGCGATCGTCGTCGCGGACGTCAATCTCTCCGGGCACATGCCGCGCGAGTCGATCGGTGAGCTGCTGCGCTTCGTGCGCTTCCTCGCGGATGACGAGACGATCGTGGTGGATGAGGCCATCGCGCGCGGGGAAGCCGAGACAGGCTATCGCAACATCGCCCTCGCCAATTACATGCGCGCCTTCGGCAATATCCATCATTCCGTCGAGCTGGTGCTGGGCTGCTACTTCCATCAGTGCGCCATCGCGATGAGTTGCCTCCAGCTCGCCATGGCGGGCCGCTTCCTGATGCTGGACGGCATGCAGCCCGGCGCCGGCCGCGTGATCTCCCCGCGGCGCGCGCGGCGCATCAATGCCCTCATGCTCACTTGCGGCCATTATGACGCCAGCGGAGACTTCGCCTTCCGCATCGGCATGCCCGGCAAATCCGGCGTCGGAGGGGGCATCCTCGCGGTGGTGCCGGGCAAGGCGAGCATCGCCGTCTGGTCGCCCGGACTGAACGCGAGTGGAAACTCCCAACTGGGCACGCTGGCGCTCGAAAGACTGGCCGAAGCGACTGGCTGGAGCATATTCAGGGCACGGGCCTGA
- a CDS encoding ABCB family ABC transporter ATP-binding protein/permease, which produces MAMKQADGIAGGEGTTTPSAWVTLRRFLPYLWPAGEPRLKARILLALLLVLAGKAITLVMPFAYKGVIDNMGPGMESGVALAIALVLAYAGARFGGVLSDNLRNVAFERVGRNAQRLIAEQTLRHLHNLSLRFHLNRKTGGVTRVIERGTSSIETMLHFLIFNIGPTAIELVAVCVIFQIKFGFGLVAATLVMIAAYIGFTQKVTEWRNNLRREMVDLDTGATAHAVDSLLNFETVKYFSAEEREAARYSQAQRRYMDAATKSNNSLAFLNIGQALITNLMMGGAMAFTVWGWSQGRFTPGDVVLVNALLMQLFRPLDLLGMVYRTIRQGLIDMEAMFRLIDTDAEIRDRPDAPPLEIRAGEVRFEHVVFGYEPERTILKDVSFTVPPGSTLAIVGHSGAGKSTIARLLFRFYDIQGGRILIDGQDIAQVRQTSLRRAIGIVPQDMVLFNDTIGFNIGYGRDDATQADIEAAARGAAIDRFIETQPLGYDTRVGERGLKLSGGEKQRVAIARTLVKDPPILILDEATSALDSRTEAAIQGVLEDVSARRTTIIVAHRLSTIVHADNIIVLEDGRIAEQGTHASLLASGGIYAQMWARQAAERMNPEAGEIAVRRSGRLEDAAE; this is translated from the coding sequence ATGGCGATGAAGCAGGCAGACGGGATTGCCGGTGGCGAGGGGACCACCACGCCATCGGCATGGGTGACGCTACGGCGCTTCCTGCCCTATCTCTGGCCCGCCGGCGAGCCGCGCCTGAAAGCGCGCATCCTCCTGGCGCTGCTGCTGGTGCTGGCCGGCAAGGCGATCACGCTGGTGATGCCCTTCGCCTACAAGGGCGTGATCGACAATATGGGGCCGGGCATGGAGAGCGGCGTGGCCCTCGCCATCGCGCTGGTGCTTGCCTATGCCGGCGCGCGGTTCGGCGGCGTGCTCTCGGACAATCTGCGCAATGTCGCCTTTGAGCGGGTGGGGCGCAACGCGCAGCGGCTGATCGCCGAACAGACATTGCGCCACCTGCACAATCTCTCGCTGCGCTTTCACCTCAACCGCAAGACCGGCGGCGTCACGCGCGTCATCGAGCGGGGCACGTCGTCGATCGAGACGATGCTCCACTTCCTGATCTTCAACATCGGCCCCACCGCGATCGAGCTGGTGGCCGTCTGCGTGATCTTCCAGATCAAGTTCGGCTTCGGCCTCGTCGCCGCGACGCTGGTGATGATCGCGGCCTATATCGGCTTCACGCAGAAGGTGACGGAATGGCGCAATAATCTGCGCCGGGAGATGGTCGACCTCGACACCGGCGCCACCGCCCATGCGGTCGACAGCCTGCTCAACTTCGAGACGGTGAAATATTTCAGCGCCGAGGAGCGCGAGGCGGCGCGCTACAGCCAGGCGCAGCGGCGCTACATGGACGCCGCGACCAAGAGCAACAACAGCCTCGCCTTCCTCAATATCGGGCAGGCCCTCATCACGAACCTCATGATGGGCGGTGCGATGGCCTTCACCGTGTGGGGCTGGAGCCAGGGGCGCTTCACGCCCGGCGACGTGGTGCTGGTCAATGCCTTGCTGATGCAGCTCTTCCGCCCGCTCGACCTGCTGGGCATGGTGTATCGCACGATCCGGCAGGGCCTCATCGACATGGAAGCCATGTTCCGCCTGATCGACACCGATGCCGAGATCCGCGACCGGCCGGACGCCCCGCCGCTGGAGATCCGCGCCGGCGAAGTGCGGTTCGAGCATGTCGTCTTCGGGTACGAGCCGGAGCGGACCATCCTCAAGGACGTCTCCTTCACCGTGCCGCCGGGCTCGACACTGGCCATCGTCGGGCACAGCGGCGCGGGCAAGTCGACCATCGCCCGGCTGCTGTTCCGCTTCTACGACATCCAGGGCGGCCGCATCCTCATCGACGGGCAGGACATCGCGCAAGTCCGGCAGACCTCGCTGCGGCGCGCCATCGGCATCGTCCCGCAGGACATGGTGCTGTTCAACGACACGATCGGCTTCAACATCGGCTATGGCCGGGATGATGCGACGCAGGCGGACATCGAGGCCGCAGCCCGGGGCGCAGCGATCGACCGCTTCATCGAGACGCAGCCGCTCGGCTACGACACGCGGGTGGGCGAGCGGGGTCTCAAGCTTTCCGGCGGTGAGAAGCAGCGCGTGGCCATCGCCCGGACGCTGGTGAAGGACCCGCCGATCCTGATCCTCGACGAAGCGACGAGTGCGCTGGACAGCCGCACCGAAGCCGCGATCCAGGGCGTGCTGGAGGACGTCTCGGCGCGCCGCACCACCATCATCGTCGCGCACCGACTCTCGACGATCGTCCACGCGGACAACATCATCGTGCTGGAGGATGGCCGCATTGCCGAACAGGGGACGCATGCATCCCTGCTCGCCAGCGGCGGGATCTACGCCCAGATGTGGGCACGACAGGCAGCTGAACGAATGAACCCGGAAGCGGGCGAGATCGCCGTGCGGCGGAGCGGGCGGCTGGAGGATGCGGCGGAATGA
- a CDS encoding multidrug effflux MFS transporter, producing the protein MATQAKPFPMHDREFVALMASIMALNALAIDAMLPAFPAIRASLGVADPNSLQYMITSYMLANAVGSLVAGPMSDRFGRRPMLLVSITCSALGGLASAVAPTYEALLTMRAIHGFFAAGLGVLAVSVIRDRYEGDRMARVMSLIIIIFLLVPVLAPSIGQLVLIVASWREIFHVLAVSAAGVLVWAWFRLPETLDPDYRQPIAPTVIARNWLSVVTDRQGLGYMLGAGIMMGGMFGFLNSAQQIFFDVFDAADIFPLAFACVAGSMAIANFSNSRIVERFGARRVSHTALIAFIVLSLAQLGASQLHPEPMLLFLALIALNMGMVGFTGSNFGSIAMEPFGHIAGAAASFQSFARMAVATLIGALTGQRFDGTTQPLAEGFFLTGLIGLGFILWAEHGKLFTRPRRAMLRPKQPNI; encoded by the coding sequence ATGGCCACGCAGGCGAAGCCCTTTCCGATGCACGATCGCGAATTCGTGGCGCTCATGGCGTCGATCATGGCGCTCAATGCGCTGGCGATCGATGCGATGCTGCCCGCTTTCCCCGCGATCCGCGCATCGCTGGGCGTGGCCGATCCCAATTCGCTGCAGTATATGATCACGTCATATATGCTGGCGAATGCGGTGGGTTCGCTGGTCGCGGGGCCCATGTCCGATCGCTTCGGGCGCCGGCCCATGCTGCTGGTCAGCATCACATGCTCGGCGCTCGGCGGCCTCGCCAGCGCGGTCGCACCCACTTACGAAGCGCTGCTCACCATGCGGGCGATCCACGGCTTCTTCGCCGCCGGCCTCGGCGTGCTCGCCGTGTCCGTGATCCGCGACCGCTATGAAGGCGACCGCATGGCCCGCGTGATGAGCCTCATCATCATCATCTTCCTGCTGGTGCCGGTACTCGCGCCATCCATCGGCCAGCTCGTGTTGATCGTGGCGAGCTGGCGGGAGATTTTCCACGTGCTCGCGGTCAGCGCCGCGGGCGTGCTGGTCTGGGCCTGGTTCCGCCTGCCCGAGACGCTCGATCCGGATTATCGCCAGCCCATCGCGCCCACGGTCATCGCGCGGAACTGGCTGTCCGTCGTCACGGACCGGCAGGGCCTGGGCTACATGCTCGGCGCCGGCATCATGATGGGCGGGATGTTCGGCTTCCTCAACAGCGCCCAGCAGATCTTCTTCGACGTGTTCGATGCGGCGGACATCTTTCCGCTCGCCTTCGCCTGCGTCGCGGGATCGATGGCGATCGCCAACTTCTCCAACAGCCGGATCGTCGAGCGGTTCGGGGCCCGCCGCGTTTCGCATACGGCCCTGATCGCCTTCATCGTGCTGAGCCTGGCGCAGCTCGGGGCCAGCCAGCTGCATCCCGAGCCGATGCTGCTGTTCCTCGCCCTCATCGCTCTCAACATGGGCATGGTCGGCTTCACCGGTTCCAATTTCGGCTCGATCGCGATGGAGCCCTTCGGCCATATCGCCGGAGCGGCCGCGAGCTTCCAGAGCTTCGCGCGCATGGCCGTGGCGACGCTCATCGGCGCGCTCACCGGCCAGCGGTTCGACGGGACGACCCAGCCGCTGGCGGAGGGCTTCTTCCTCACCGGCCTGATCGGCCTGGGCTTCATCCTGTGGGCCGAGCACGGCAAGCTGTTCACCCGCCCGCGCCGGGCCATGCTGCGACCCAAGCAGCCCAACATCTGA
- a CDS encoding GNAT family N-acetyltransferase: MNEAQDAIELSDDPARLDRARIHGWLASSYWSPGIARALVDRAIDGSHCLGAYRDGIQIGFARMITDHATFGWLSDVWIDEAARGAGLGRRMVQWFLDHPDFQGMRRIGLTTLDAHGVYAALGFRALKKPDRYMERLDPAFDALLNGGGDAPA, from the coding sequence GTGAACGAGGCGCAGGACGCAATCGAGTTGAGCGACGATCCCGCGCGGCTGGATCGCGCGCGCATCCATGGCTGGCTGGCCTCGAGCTACTGGTCGCCCGGCATCGCGCGCGCGCTCGTGGACCGGGCGATCGACGGATCGCATTGCCTCGGCGCCTATCGGGACGGCATCCAGATCGGCTTCGCGCGGATGATCACCGACCATGCGACGTTCGGCTGGCTGAGCGACGTGTGGATCGACGAGGCCGCGCGCGGGGCGGGGCTCGGGCGCCGGATGGTGCAGTGGTTTCTCGATCATCCCGATTTCCAGGGGATGCGCCGCATCGGCCTCACCACGCTCGATGCCCATGGCGTCTATGCCGCGCTCGGCTTCCGCGCGCTGAAGAAGCCGGATCGCTACATGGAGCGTCTCGACCCCGCGTTCGACGCCCTGCTCAATGGCGGCGGGGACGCCCCGGCATGA
- the metX gene encoding homoserine O-acetyltransferase MetX: MTAHSEIATQPGDQRYGLRRSVRLPGPLLLDSGAALKPVDIAYETYGTLNADRSNAVLICHALTGDQFVASEHPVTGKPGWWTRAVGPDKPIDPARHFIICANVLGSCLGSSGPASVDPATGTPYAMRFPVITIADMVRAQAMLLDHLGVAQLAAVVGGSMGGMQALVWPTLFPERVRASIVIASTARHSAQNIAFHEVGRQAIMADPRWRGGDYYADGNAPTAGLAVARMAAHITYLSEAGLTEKFGRKLQAREAKTFGFDADFQIESYLRHQGISFVERFDANSYLYITRATDYFDLAEDHGGSLASAFARTNARFCIISFDTDWLYPTAESRNIVHALHAAGRAASFVELSSPFGHDSFLLEAPEMNRVLDGFLRAGA, translated from the coding sequence ATGACCGCGCACAGCGAGATCGCGACACAACCGGGCGACCAGCGTTATGGTTTGCGCCGTTCCGTGCGCCTGCCGGGCCCCCTGCTGCTCGACAGCGGCGCCGCGCTGAAGCCCGTCGACATTGCCTATGAGACCTATGGCACGCTGAACGCGGACCGGAGCAATGCCGTCCTGATCTGCCACGCTCTCACCGGGGACCAGTTCGTCGCCTCCGAGCACCCCGTCACGGGCAAGCCCGGCTGGTGGACCCGCGCGGTCGGCCCGGACAAGCCGATAGACCCCGCGCGCCACTTCATCATCTGCGCCAATGTGCTGGGAAGCTGCCTTGGCTCATCGGGGCCGGCCAGTGTCGATCCCGCCACGGGCACGCCTTATGCGATGCGCTTTCCCGTTATCACCATTGCCGACATGGTGCGCGCGCAGGCGATGCTGCTCGATCATCTGGGCGTGGCGCAACTGGCGGCGGTCGTCGGGGGATCGATGGGTGGCATGCAGGCGCTGGTGTGGCCCACGCTCTTTCCCGAGCGCGTCCGCGCATCCATCGTCATTGCCTCCACGGCCCGGCACAGTGCGCAGAACATCGCGTTTCACGAAGTGGGGCGGCAGGCGATCATGGCCGATCCGCGCTGGCGCGGCGGCGACTATTATGCGGACGGCAACGCGCCGACGGCCGGCCTGGCGGTGGCACGCATGGCCGCGCACATCACGTATCTGTCCGAGGCGGGGCTGACCGAGAAGTTCGGCCGCAAGCTGCAGGCCCGCGAAGCCAAGACCTTCGGTTTCGATGCCGATTTCCAGATCGAGAGCTATTTGCGGCATCAGGGCATCAGCTTCGTCGAGCGGTTCGATGCCAACAGCTATCTCTACATCACGCGCGCGACGGACTATTTCGATCTGGCAGAGGATCATGGCGGCAGCCTCGCCAGCGCTTTCGCGCGGACGAACGCGCGCTTCTGCATCATCAGCTTCGACACCGACTGGCTCTATCCCACGGCGGAATCGCGCAACATCGTCCACGCCCTGCATGCCGCCGGCCGCGCGGCGAGCTTCGTCGAGCTTTCAAGTCCCTTCGGCCATGACAGCTTCCTGCTGGAAGCGCCGGAGATGAATCGCGTGCTGGACGGCTTCCTGAGGGCGGGCGCGTGA
- a CDS encoding intradiol ring-cleavage dioxygenase — MTMSDRVSENRNVEDHGQIPEQQWSSIGRRRVVGWLAGAGTFALLTACGSDSDGGGDTVIPPTPTPSPTPSPSPTPSPTPTAPPVTCEVTPEESKGDYPADGTTASNGITNNILSQTGVVRSDIRTSFLGTSTTTAAGVRLSLTITLANVRTQCGPLANYAVYIWHADAQGRFSLYQPIPTESYLRGVQQTGADGKVTFTTIVPGCIAGRYPHIYVEIFSSLANATIGSNARFVTQLILPAAMCTAAYADTATYPGSATNFAGVTVANDNVFGNNTTAQNNARTLVATGSASAGYTAEVTIVVDENVPI; from the coding sequence ATGACCATGTCCGATCGCGTGTCCGAAAACCGCAACGTCGAGGATCATGGTCAAATACCAGAACAACAATGGTCCTCCATCGGCCGGCGGCGCGTCGTCGGCTGGCTTGCGGGCGCGGGAACCTTCGCGCTGCTCACGGCGTGCGGCTCGGATTCGGACGGGGGTGGCGACACGGTCATTCCCCCGACACCGACGCCCTCGCCCACGCCGAGCCCCTCGCCGACCCCAAGCCCCACGCCCACCGCACCGCCGGTGACGTGCGAGGTCACGCCTGAGGAATCGAAAGGCGATTATCCGGCTGACGGCACCACGGCCAGCAACGGCATCACCAACAACATTCTCTCGCAGACGGGGGTTGTCCGCAGCGACATCCGCACCAGCTTCCTGGGCACTTCCACGACAACGGCCGCTGGCGTACGACTGTCGCTCACCATCACGCTTGCCAATGTCCGGACCCAGTGCGGCCCCCTCGCCAACTATGCGGTCTACATCTGGCATGCCGATGCGCAGGGCCGCTTCTCGCTCTATCAGCCGATCCCGACCGAATCCTATCTGCGCGGGGTCCAGCAGACCGGCGCGGATGGCAAGGTGACATTCACGACCATCGTGCCCGGCTGCATCGCGGGGCGCTATCCCCACATCTATGTCGAGATCTTCTCGAGCCTGGCCAATGCGACGATCGGCAGCAATGCCCGTTTCGTCACCCAGCTCATCCTGCCGGCGGCGATGTGCACGGCCGCCTATGCGGACACCGCCACCTATCCGGGTTCCGCGACCAATTTCGCCGGCGTCACCGTCGCCAACGATAATGTCTTCGGGAACAACACGACCGCTCAGAACAACGCGCGCACCCTCGTCGCCACCGGAAGTGCCTCGGCAGGCTATACGGCGGAGGTCACGATCGTCGTTGACGAGAATGTGCCGATCTAG
- a CDS encoding dicarboxylate/amino acid:cation symporter codes for MNATGAASESGESRLQYRMLGGFLAGLVLGLIVHSFAAGAPWVDVVIGYVTQPLGQIFLRLLFMLVIPLLVSALIVGVAEMGEAKRLGSIGLRTLIYTVIVSAIAVAISLLLVNLLRPGAGVDPEVANGLIAASSEGASSILKGAGEAKSGVDALLAIVPTNFVAAMSSNDILAVMFFALFFGIGLLLVDDSKTATLKAAFDGVFEVSMRLIGLVIQLAPIAIFCFMFNLAAQFGWDLIIRLSAYVFVVLLALGLQMFGVFPLILSTIARKSPVAFFRETQEAMVMAFATSSSNATLPTALRVAEDKLRLPRPIARFVLTIGATANQNGTAMFEGVTVLFLAQFFGIDLTLGQQFVVMLVCILGGIGTAGVPAGSLPVIALILGTVGVPPEGIGLVLGIDRFLDMCRTTLNVIGDLVAAQVISSLSRDRVPDPDMA; via the coding sequence ATGAATGCAACCGGCGCGGCGTCGGAAAGCGGTGAAAGTCGCCTGCAATACCGGATGCTTGGAGGCTTCCTGGCGGGGCTGGTGCTCGGTCTGATCGTCCACAGCTTCGCCGCCGGTGCGCCCTGGGTCGATGTCGTCATCGGCTATGTCACGCAGCCGCTCGGGCAGATCTTCCTGCGGCTGCTGTTCATGCTGGTCATACCGCTTCTGGTATCCGCGCTGATCGTGGGCGTCGCCGAAATGGGCGAGGCGAAGCGGCTCGGCTCCATCGGCCTGCGCACGTTGATCTACACCGTCATCGTCTCGGCCATCGCCGTGGCGATCAGCCTTCTCCTGGTGAATCTGCTGCGGCCCGGCGCGGGCGTGGATCCCGAGGTGGCGAACGGGCTGATCGCCGCCTCCTCCGAAGGCGCATCCTCGATCCTGAAGGGAGCGGGCGAAGCAAAGAGCGGCGTTGACGCGCTTCTCGCCATCGTTCCGACGAACTTCGTGGCCGCGATGAGCAGCAACGACATTCTGGCTGTCATGTTCTTCGCGCTCTTCTTCGGCATCGGCCTGCTACTGGTGGACGACAGCAAGACCGCGACACTCAAGGCCGCCTTCGACGGCGTGTTCGAAGTGTCGATGCGGCTCATCGGCCTCGTCATCCAGCTCGCGCCGATCGCGATCTTCTGCTTCATGTTCAATCTCGCCGCCCAGTTCGGCTGGGATCTCATCATCCGGCTCTCGGCCTATGTCTTCGTGGTGCTGCTGGCGCTCGGCCTGCAGATGTTCGGCGTCTTTCCGCTGATCCTCTCCACCATCGCCCGCAAGAGTCCCGTCGCCTTCTTCCGCGAGACACAGGAGGCCATGGTGATGGCCTTCGCCACCTCCTCCTCCAACGCGACCCTGCCCACCGCACTGCGCGTGGCGGAGGACAAGCTCAGACTGCCGCGCCCCATCGCCCGCTTCGTGCTCACCATCGGCGCGACCGCCAACCAGAACGGCACGGCGATGTTCGAGGGAGTCACGGTCCTCTTCCTCGCCCAGTTCTTCGGCATCGATCTCACGCTCGGGCAGCAGTTCGTGGTGATGCTGGTCTGCATCCTGGGCGGGATCGGGACGGCGGGCGTGCCCGCGGGCTCCCTGCCGGTGATCGCGCTCATCCTCGGCACCGTGGGCGTTCCGCCGGAAGGCATCGGCCTCGTCCTGGGCATCGATCGCTTCCTCGACATGTGTCGCACGACACTGAACGTGATCGGCGATCTGGTCGCCGCGCAGGTCATATCAAGCCTCAGCCGGGACCGGGTTCCCGATCCGGACATGGCCTGA
- the hisC gene encoding histidinol-phosphate transaminase, translating to MAETDSILVAQAPVPKDWIMAIAPYVPGKSKTDDGRAVAKLSSNENPFGTSQAARDAFISAAECLERYPDAAAAELREALGAHYGIEPERIIYGTGSDEVLHLAAGAFAGPGDEIIYSRFGFSVYPIATRRVGATPVVAPDKEYATDVDAILARVTERTRLVFIANPNNPTGSYSTREDIARLHAGLPRHVLLVLDQAYTEYLGPDEDDGGLELARTQSNVLVTRTFSKIFGLAAERIGWGYASPEIIAAMHRIRAPFSFGIGAQRAAIAALADRAFVAHSYAHNRHWRDWFEKEIAALGNKGLRAVPSRANFSLVLFEGETSAETAYKGLMDAGYIVRWLPGQELPHGLRITIGTAEQMTGLVAALRKIVGAEA from the coding sequence ATGGCAGAGACAGACAGCATTCTCGTGGCGCAGGCGCCCGTCCCCAAGGACTGGATCATGGCGATCGCGCCTTATGTGCCCGGCAAATCGAAGACCGATGATGGGCGGGCCGTGGCCAAGCTGTCGTCCAACGAAAATCCCTTCGGCACGTCGCAGGCCGCGCGGGACGCCTTCATCTCCGCCGCCGAGTGCCTTGAGCGCTACCCCGACGCAGCAGCCGCCGAGCTGCGCGAGGCTCTGGGCGCGCATTACGGCATTGAGCCGGAGCGGATCATCTATGGCACCGGCTCCGACGAAGTGCTTCACCTGGCGGCCGGCGCCTTCGCCGGGCCGGGCGACGAGATCATCTATTCGCGCTTCGGCTTCTCGGTCTATCCGATCGCCACTCGCCGCGTGGGCGCGACACCCGTCGTGGCGCCCGACAAGGAATATGCGACGGATGTGGACGCCATTCTCGCTCGCGTGACCGAGCGCACGCGGCTGGTCTTCATCGCCAACCCGAACAACCCGACCGGCAGCTATTCCACGCGGGAGGACATTGCGCGGCTGCATGCCGGTCTGCCGCGCCATGTGCTGCTCGTGCTCGATCAGGCCTATACCGAATATCTCGGCCCGGATGAGGATGACGGTGGCCTGGAGCTCGCCCGCACGCAGTCCAACGTGCTGGTGACGCGCACCTTCTCGAAGATCTTCGGGCTTGCCGCCGAGCGGATCGGCTGGGGCTATGCCAGCCCGGAGATTATCGCCGCGATGCATCGCATCCGCGCGCCATTCTCCTTCGGCATCGGTGCGCAACGCGCCGCCATCGCCGCTCTCGCGGACAGGGCCTTCGTGGCGCACAGCTACGCCCATAACCGCCACTGGCGCGACTGGTTCGAAAAGGAGATCGCCGCGCTTGGCAACAAGGGGCTGCGCGCCGTCCCCTCGCGCGCCAATTTCAGCCTCGTTTTATTCGAAGGCGAGACCAGCGCCGAGACCGCCTACAAGGGGCTGATGGACGCGGGATATATTGTGCGCTGGCTGCCGGGGCAGGAACTGCCGCATGGCCTGCGCATCACGATCGGCACGGCCGAGCAGATGACGGGCCTCGTGGCCGCCCTGCGCAAGATCGTCGGCGCGGAGGCATGA